Within Deltaproteobacteria bacterium, the genomic segment GTTTCCAGAAAGCTCCGAGGTGGACGGAATGGTTCGGAATCCGTGGTCGGATTAAATCGGAATCAGTGGACGATTTGAATCGGAATGGGTGGACGGAATGCGTCGGAATACGCAGCTGCCATGGATGAGAAGAAATGAGGCAGTATTCAATAAGGTTTTTATAGCCCTGTCAGGAAGTATTGAGAGCCCCATAAACTTCTGTGAAATAGCATCTGATACAGGAGTCAGCTATAAAACGCTCCAACAATATATTGAGTTCCTCGAACACTGAGCCCTGAACAAAGGCTGTATTACTGGAGGAGTAAAACAGGAACAGAAATAGATCTCATTTGGTCCAGAGGCCAGGAACTCATCCCCATAGAGGTTAGGTATAGACAAAGGGCTGGCTTAAAGCCCCTGTTACCTTTCATAAGAAGGTATAAAAATCAAATTGAATATTCTATCACCTCCACTAAGAACCTATTGGACTTCAGGGAAATCAATGGCATCAAAGTTTTATTTATACCCGCGCTGTTTTTGGCTTAAGTAGATCAGAAAGCTGATTGCCCCCTATTCCCACCAATTATTTTTTCCAGGCCGAAAAACATTTTCCCATTTTTGTCGTCTTTAGGGATCGTAGCCGAGGGGCAAAGGTAGCCCGTTAAGTAGTATCCCTCCAGAAATCTAAGATTCCTGGAGGGTCCTGGCAGCGGTCGGCTATCAGCCGTCAGCTTAGCCCCTAAGTCTCTGATTTCATAAAACCGATGCAAGGAGGTCCATATGGGCAAGACCGCCATGCGGCCTCCCACAGAGCGGGTCTCTTCTTCTCTAAACTCAGCAT encodes:
- a CDS encoding DUF4143 domain-containing protein, which produces MSPEQRLYYWRSKTGTEIDLIWSRGQELIPIEVRYRQRAGLKPLLPFIRRYKNQIEYSITSTKNLLDFREINGIKVLFIPALFLA